In Miscanthus floridulus cultivar M001 chromosome 5, ASM1932011v1, whole genome shotgun sequence, one genomic interval encodes:
- the LOC136451126 gene encoding uncharacterized protein → MSRVPKWKIEKTKVKVVFRLQFHATNIPSTGWDKLFLSFISADTGKVSAKTNKANVRNGSCKWPDPIYEATRLLQDPRTKTYDDKLYKLVVAMGTSRSSILGEVDVNLAEFAEALKPTSIALPLRGSDFGTLLHITAQLLTTKTGFREFEQQRETGTRSSQQLLNQRSHDPAEVAAASSDIGTDKVNSRIKLKENSLGFPLAEDSAGSTDDYENSSHTSDGIFTEKNDPHGAHEINSFRSSSDLPLCPTSQSPTPEKGALWGKHLSPQGSNDWAHGWSPEYCADKDLAAAHDENNRLRTRLEVAESAFSQLKTEATSLEHVTDKLGTETQGLAQQLAVELMSRNQLTTEVSLLRTECSNLKQELEEIKSSKLSQNKFDVEGKTMIKYGNDILATESIHHLKTEWLQGLLLLESKLQQTRNNALHGLQASDLDFLLADLGALQRVIENLKQAVQPGQMKENHNAEHLVPLTGYLSNSGHNDTLKKSSGGHTGTMEEKMCELLQKLEDSKTVKENLLEKMSQMERYYESFIHKLEESQKQTAIELENLRKEHNSCFYTVSVLQAQKQKMHEEMNDQLMRFVEDRTALEAQNKELERRAVATETALKRVRFNYSAAVERLQKDLELLSFQVLSMYESNETLAKQSLLEDFDSLPEEHSAVEDLCGNNEHEQYRPGVKQIVPEGLYAEKETDSQKNLLRALKIEELRARSEFQAHTDSRGNRSNLEGPRRASSAMESEHLEMFISNIEWQIFSDVLCESHYAALDIIKCTQGRLHMLEMQLQDSNDARQSLVLKLNSALDQAKSVKESEAGYVLKCDDLIVKNQILEAKLHGITVENALFMENLTESERLIQEHKTCESKYKVCAEEVMRLDNLLFKESLLTNQLKDELTSLREGFEAMKDELNKQSSINNDIQMVSTSLQDQLGDLCSKIVSFNKEVNISGLEEASLLHELESKNYTAVMKRLESFHQQTCDKVLHLLEEKEVLEKMCDALQRRSEKAETKLHGTEQKFICDMDATKQKLNLSEELVEKLQQELQDMAHKLRICSDSQEKYSITNGDLTSKLSQMEIELQHATSENEALVEKLKEFGVTAEELERTKIYLAQHEEDNRTLTQSLQSKHELLVHMESEIKCLRDDLMCTDENLLREKRLKEELECALASLTSQLGEKDQVLLSFDEHKTELIHLKGQLLDMEKTHSSMQDSLSQSEQIQRDLNCKNCSLQSQLSILENQLGTVVEAMLSSEIEASYMRSQVREAVVQLNMFRNEFEKLQLKSKEADELLRAHMSTEAELADRNSTLEAAIHSLETNLSSVIQEKEGLEELMKGHDEASTQVSNKSRDIAVNNSDRVLKDQDEISQLRVLQADLEEQVDNLKSTKDETEILNMILRSKLEEQNTVMSSLLQNQRHELINSIEQNKDLTHKLAEQCLKAEEFKNLSIHLRELKEKAEAGRKEKEGSLHAMQDSLRIAFIKEQYESKVQELKGQVFVSKKYAEEMLLKLQSALDDVETGKKNEIALAKRIEELSMKVSEMEVEMLDLSADKRELSNAYDSMMTELECTKLNLDCCNEEKQKIEVSLEECSEERNRIRVELGLVKKLLENMALTDNNASRDSFESCTPGTTSIGHILGDGKAESASKATPNTTKMDSGLQEREIQSRSLSSNMSQGAEDVVKFDDNEESKNLENCDEEMELSTDNNLNGNNSIKDISQEHKKLANEFNLFQKELERLKNENLSPLLPLDVNLTDPSLSGLERTLSQLDMANEHLQSIFPSFKELPGSGNAFERLLALELELAKALQAKKKTGILFQSSFLRQHNDEAAVLQSFRDINELIQDTIELKRRQMAVENELKEMQGRYSELSVQFAEVEGERQKLEMNLKNRTPWRS, encoded by the exons ATGTCAAGGGTACCAAAATGGAAGATCGAAAAGACCAAAGTTAAGGTTGTATTCCGGCTGCAATTCCATGCCACAAAT ATTCCATCAACAGGGTGGGACAAACTATTTTTGTCCTTCATCTCTGCTGATACGGGAAAGGTGAGCGCAAAAACAAATAAGGCAAATGTCAGGAACGGGAGTTGCAAATGGCCGGATCCAATCTATGAAGCAACACGGCTTCTTCAGGATCCTCGGACTAAGACATATGATGACAAGCTATATAAGCTTGTTGTGGCCATG GGGACGTCACGGTCTAGTATTCTTGGTGAGGTTGATGTCAATCTTGCTGAATTTGCAGAAGCACTGAAGCCAACTTCAATAGCACTTCCTCTTCGTGGTTCTGACTTTGGGACACTGTTACAT ATCACAGCACAACTTCTCACTACAAAAACTGGTTTCAG AGAATTTGAGCAGCAAAGAGAAACTGGCACCAGAAGCTCTCAGCAGTTATTGAACCAAAGAAGTCATGATCCTGCTGAAGTTGCTGCGGCCTCATCAGACATTGGCACTGATAAG GTTAATTCGAGGATTAAGCTAAAAGAAAATTCTCTGGGGTTCCCCTTGGCTGAAGATTCTGCAGGGTCAACAGACGACTATGAAAATTCATCACATACTTCAGATGGTATTTTTACTGAAAAGAATGATCCACATGGTGCACATGAGATCAATAGCTTTAGGAGCTCAAGTGACTTACCTCTTTGTCCTACCAGTCAAAGTCCTACACCAGAAAAAGGCGCCCTTTGGGGTAAACACCTTTCACCACAAGGGAGCAATGATTGGGCTCATGGCTGGAGTCCTGAGTACTGTGCTGATAAAGATTTAGCTGCCGCTCATGATGAGAATAACCGACTCAGAACCAGACTGGAGGTGGCTGAATCAGCGTTTTCTCAGCTTAAGACAGAAGCAACATCTCTGGAGCATGTTACTGACAAGTTAGGCACTGAGACACAGGGCCTTGCTCAACAGCTTGCTGTTGAACTCATGTCACGTAATCAACTCACTACTGAAGTGTCCTTGCTAAGAACAGAATGTTCTAATCTGAAACAAGAGTTGGAAGAAATAAAATCTTCTAAACTCTCGCAGAACAAGTTTGACGTAGAAGGTAAAACTATGATTAAGTATGGTAATGATATTCTTGCTACAGAGTCCATTCATCATCTCAAAACTGAATGGCTGCAAGGTTTGCTACTTCTTGAAAGTAAACTGCAGCAGACCAGAAACAATGCTCTCCATGGACTACAAGCAAGTGATCTTGATTTTCTTCTTGCTGATCTGGGGGCACTTCAACGTGTCATTGAGAACCTCAAGCAAGCTGTTCAACCAGGACAAATGAAAGAAAATCACAATGCAGAACATTTGGTTCCACTTACTGGTTATCTATCAAACTCAGGACATAATGATACCCTCAAGAAAAGTTCTGGTGGTCATACAGGCACAATGGAGGAGAAAATGTGTGAGCTCCTGCAGAAGCTGGAGGACTCAAAAACTGTGAAGGAGAATCTCCTGGAGAAGATGAGCCAGATGGAGCGTTACTATGAATCTTTTATCCATAAGCTTGAGGAGAGCCAGAAGCAGACAGCAATTGAATTGGAAAATCTCAGGAAAGAGCATAACTCTTGTTTTTACACAGTTTCTGTCCTCCAAGCCCAGAAGCAAAAAATGCACGAGGAAATGAATGATCAATTAATGAGATTTGTGGAGGACCGAACAGCTTTAGAAGCTCAAAATAAGGAGCTTGAGAGGAGGGCTGTTGCTACAGAAACTGCACTCAAGAGGGTTCGATTCAATTATTCTGCAGCTGTGGAACGTCTACAGAAAGACCTTGAGTTACTGTCGTTTCAGGTTCTCTCTATGTATGAGTCAAATGAAACTCTTGCCAAGCAATCATTACTAGAAGATTTTGATAGTTTACCCGAGGAACACTCTGCTGTGGAAGATTTATGTGGCAATAATGAACATGAGCAATACAGGCCCGGTGTCAAACAAATCGTACCTGAAGGTCTATATGCAGAGAAAGAAACTGATAGCCAGAAAAATCTTCTTCGGGCACTCAAGATTGAAGAGCTCCGTGCGAGATCAGAGTTTCAAGCACATACTGATTCACGGGGGAACCGCTCAAACTTGGAAGGGCCAAGAAGGGCCTCTAGCGCTATGGAATCTGAGCATTTAGAAATGTTTATTTCCAACATTGAGTGGCAGATATTTTCTGATGTATTATGTGAGTCTCACTACGCTGCATTGGATATCATTAAATGCACGCAGGGGAGGTTGCACATGTTAGAAATGCAGCTTCAAGACTCTAATGATGCTAGGCAATCTCTAGTGCTCAAGTTGAACTCTGCATTGGACCAAGCCAAAAGTGTCAAAGAAAGCGAAGCAGGATATGTTTTGAAGTGTGATGATCTGATTGTGAAGAACCAAATATTAGAAGCAAAGCTTCATGGTATTACAGTTGAAAATGCTTTGTTTATGGAAAATCTCACGGAGTCTGAAAGACTTATTCAGGAACATAAAACTTGTGAAAGCAAGTACAAGGTCTGTGCTGAGGAAGTTATGAGATTGGACAACCTTTTATTCAAAGAAAGTCTACTAACCAACCAGCTTAAGGATGAGCTCACGTCACTAAGAGAAGgttttgaggccatgaaagaTGAGTTAAATAAGCAATCCTCCATAAACAATGATATACAAATGGTTTCTACATCGCTTCAAGATCAACTGGGTGACCTATGCTCTAAAATTGTATCTTTTAACAAGGAAGTCAACATTTCAGGCTTAGAAGAGGCATCTTTGCTGCATGAACTTGAGAGTAAGAATTACACTGCTGTGATGAAAAGATTGGAATCCTTCCATCAGCAAACATGTGACAAGGTACTTCATCTTCTTGAGGAGAAGGAAGTACTGGAGAAAATGTGTGATGCTCTTCAGAGAAGGTCAGAGAAGGCTGAGACAAAATTGCATGGTACGGAGCAGAAGTTTATATGTGATATGGATGCCACAAAGCAGAAGCTAAACTTGTCTGAGGAACTTGTAGAGAAGCTTCAGCAAGAACTGCAGGACATGGCTCACAAACTTAGGATTTGCTCTGATTCTCAAGAAAAATATTCTATTACCAATGGTGACTTAACATCAAAATTGTCACAAATGGAAATTGAGCTACAGCATGCAACTAGTGAGAATGAGGCTCTTGTTGAAAAATTGAAAGAGTTTGGTGTTACTGCAGAGGAACTCGAGAGGACCAAAATATATCTTGCTCAACATGAGGAGGATAACCGGACCTTGACCCAGTCATTACAATCTAAACATGAATTGTTAGTGCATATGGAGAGTGAAATCAAATGTTTACGTGATGATCTGATGTGTACTGATGAGAATTTGCTAAGAGAAAAGAGACTTAAGGAGGAGCTTGAGTGTGCCCTTGCTAGTCTTACATCACAGCTTGGTGAGAAGGATCAAGTTCTACTTTCTTTTGATGAACACAAAACAGAGCTCATTCATCTGAAGGGCCAACTTTTGGACATGGAAAAAACACATAGTTCAATGCAAGATTCGCTCTCGCAGAGTGAACAAATCCAAAGGGACCTCAACTGTAAGAATTGCTCTCTTCAGTCCCAGCTTTCAATTCTGGAAAACCAGTTAGGAACAGTTGTTGAGGCCATGCTTTCCAGTGAAATTGAAGCTAGTTATATGAGAAGTCAGGTAAGAGAGGCTGTTGTGCAGCTTAATATGTTTAGAAACGAGTTTGAGAAACTTCAACTCAAAAGCAAAGAGGCTGATGAATTATTACGGGCACACATGTCTACTGAAGCAGAATTAGCCGATAGAAATAGCACACTTGAAGCAGCTATCCATTCTCTTGAAACCAACCTTAGCAGTGTTATTCAAGAGAAGGAAGGTCTTGAGGAGCTTATGAAAGGACATGACGAAGCATCAACTCAAGTTAGTAACAAGTCTCGGGATATAGCAGTCAATAACAGTGACAGAGTATTGAAGGATCAAGATGAGATTTCACAGCTTAGAGTCTTGCAGGCAGATCTTGAAGAGCAAGTTGATAATTTGAAATCTACAAAAGATGAGACCGAAATTTTAAACATGATTCTTAGGTCAAAATTGGAGGAGCAAAACACTGTGATGTCATCATTGCTCCAGAATCAAAGGCATGAGTTGATAAATTCAATAGAACAGAACAAAGATCTTACTCACAAACTTGCTGAACAATGTCTGAAGGCAGAAGAGTTCAAAAACTTGTCTATCCATTTGAGAGAGCTAAAAGAAAAGGCTGAAGCTGGAAGAAAGGAGAAGGAAGGATCTTTACATGCCATGCAAGATTCCCTTAGAATTGCATTTATTAAGGAGCAGTATGAATCGAAGGTCCAAGAGCTGAAAGGTCAAGTTTTTGTCAGTAAAAAATATGCTGAAGAGATGCTGCTGAAGCTGCAAAGTGCTTTGGATGATGTTGAAACTGGGAAGAAAAATGAGATTGCTCTTGCTAAGAGAATTGAAGAGTTGTCGATGAAAGTTTCTGAAATGGAGGTGGAGATGCTTGATTTATCAGCTGATAAACGAGAATTGTCAAATGCATATGACAGCATGATGACAGAACTAGAATGCACAAAACTAAACTTAGATTGCTgcaatgaagaaaagcagaagattGAAGTCTCTCTTGAAGAGTGCAGCGAGGAACGTAACAGAATAAGGGTGGAACTTGGCCTGGTCAAGAAGTTATTGGAGAATATGGCATTAACAGACAATAATGCATCACGTGATAGTTTTGAATCATGCACCCCTGGAACCACATCGATTGGGCATATTCTTGGAGATGGCAAGGCTGAGTCTGCATCAAAGGCCACACCAAATACAACAAAAATGGATTCAGGGTTACAGGAACGTGAAATTCAGAGTAGAAGTTTGTCATCAAATATGTCTCAAGGAGCAGaggatgttgtgaagtttgacgaTAATGAAGAGAGCAAGAACTTGGAG AATTGCGATGAGGAAATGGAATTGTCAACAGATAACAATTTGAATGGCAACAATAGCATCAAAGATATTTCTCAAGAGCATAAGAAATTAGCAAATGAATTCAACCTTTTCCAGAAGGAG CTGGAAAGATTGAAAAATGAGAATCTGTCTCCTCTTCTTCCCCTAGACGTTAATCTAACTGACCCATCACTCAGTGGTTTGGAAAGGACATTATCAC